A portion of the Gossypium arboreum isolate Shixiya-1 chromosome 8, ASM2569848v2, whole genome shotgun sequence genome contains these proteins:
- the LOC108470031 gene encoding UDP-glucuronate 4-epimerase 5-like — translation MSHLDNIPSTPGKHKPDKAFRFHSSAASSSLSKLTLYSTLFLSILLIFLLLLSSPSSPPSPRRHLSTGSHHTPLSLSHKLIRKSARPRSTTGHTVLVTGAAGFVGTHVSLSLKRRGDGVLGLDNFNHYYDPTLKRARQKILEKAGVFIVEGDINDKGLLQQLFDAVLFTHVMHLAAQAGVRYAMQNPGSYVHSNIAGFVNLLEVSKSANPQPAIIWASSSSVYGLNSRVPFSEKDRTDQPASLYAATKKAGEEIAHTYNHIYGLSITGLRFFTVYGPWGRPDMAYFFFTKDIMKGKTITVYESPDKGSVARDFTYIDDIVKGCLGALDTAKKSTGSGGKKRGPAQLRIFNLGNTSPVPVSRLVSILEKILKVKAKKKVVPLPRNGDVEFTHANITLAMTELGYKPTTDLEAGLKKFVRWYLSFYSGSKKKSSW, via the coding sequence ATGTCACACCTTGACAACATTCCATCCACTCCTGGCAAACACAAACCCGACAAAGCTTTCCGTTTCCACTCCTCCGCCGCATCTTCCTCTCTTTCCAAACTAACCCTTTATTCCACCCTTTTCCTTTCCATCCTCCTTATCTTCCTCCTCCTACTTTCCTCCCCTTCTTCCCCACCATCGCCGCGCCGCCACCTCTCTACTGGGTCCCACCACACCCCGCTCTCTCTTTCCCACAAACTAATCCGCAAATCGGCCCGTCCTCGCTCTACTACCGGTCACACCGTCCTTGTGACCGGCGCCGCCGGTTTTGTCGGAACCCATGTCTCCCTCTCTCTTAAACGCCGTGGAGACGGTGTTCTTGGCCTTGACAACTTTAACCATTACTATGATCCAACCCTGAAAAGGGCTCGCCAGAAGATCCTCGAAAAAGCTGGGGTTTTTATAGTCGAAGGCGACATCAACGACAAGGGTCTTCTCCAACAACTGTTCGATGCCGTTTTGTTTACTCACGTAATGCATTTAGCAGCCCAGGCCGGTGTTCGTTACGCTATGCAAAACCCAGGATCTTATGTTCATAGTAACATTGCTGGATTTGTGAACTTACTGGAAGTGTCGAAATCGGCCAACCCTCAACCGGCGATTATCTGGGCATCTTCAAGTTCGGTCTACGGCTTGAATTCTAGAGTGCCATTTTCAGAGAAAGATAGAACTGATCAACCTGCTAGTTTATATGCTGCTACAAAGAAAGCCGGTGAGGAAATTGCgcatacatataatcatatttatggaCTTTCAATAACTGGATTGCGATTTTTCACGGTTTATGGTCCTTGGGGTCGGCCCGATATGGCATATTTCTTTTTCACTAAAGATATAATGAAAGGTAAAACGATCACTGTATACGAATCACCAGATAAGGGTAGTGTGGCTAGGGATTTTACCTATATTGATGATATAGTGAAAGGGTGTTTGGGAGCATTGGATACGGCAAAGAAGAGTACAGGGAGTGGGGGAAAGAAGAGAGGGCCTGCACAATTGAGGATTTTTAATTTGGGGAATACTTCGCCTGTACCTGTGAGTAGGCTGGTTAGTATATTGGAGAAGATTTTAAAGGTGAAGGCTAAGAAGAAAGTAGTGCCACTGCCAAGAAATGGGGATGTGGAGTTCACACACGCCAATATTACCTTGGCAATGACGGAGCTCGGTTACAAGCCAACGACTGATTTGGAGGCAGGGTTGAAGAAGTTTGTGAGATGGTACCTCAGTTTTTATTCGGGGTCAAAGAAGAAGAGTTCTTGGTGA